A stretch of the Pelmatolapia mariae isolate MD_Pm_ZW linkage group LG23, Pm_UMD_F_2, whole genome shotgun sequence genome encodes the following:
- the LOC134621297 gene encoding vitamin D3 hydroxylase-associated protein-like has product MDNWTAALLTGVACIVGYLVVRVKKINSLRQAEEKIKRARNRRDESLQRAEQAVLRYKQSHPTTDSALILTLSLSELTQQLNKGLLNPEDVLYSYMEKTLAVNKKLNCCTEILLESLDQLTTVGSNKDGLLYGVPVSIKENLAFKNHDCSCGVIINLDQPVKKDSVLVQVLKKQGAIPFVRTNLPQALLNYDCSNPIYGQTVNPHNPQKTSGGSSGGEGALIGGGGSLLGIGTDIGGSIRIPASFCGICGFKPTAGRLSLQGLRPIYRGQKSVASSPGPMARDVDSLALCMQALLCDHMFSLDPTVPPLPFNMEIYRSSRPLRIGYLESDGYTHPSPSMARGVREVKALLEQAGHTLVPYCPLKMDQIFPELLVKGVLADGATTLLQKLKGGPVDPCLEPQVFPYGFPKWLKKTISFLLKPVFPRVSATFGALCGVGSVPDLWKQHAAVEDYIHETIAHWRSCKIDVLLCPVIGPAYNFLYCGKIITAASYTILYNLLTFPAGVVTVSTVTAKDEEELKHYKGCYQDMWDKLFKEAVTGGEGLPVAVQCVALPWQDELCLHFMKEVEQLVKESKK; this is encoded by the exons ATGGACAACTGGACAGCGGCTCTGCTCACTGGTGTTGCCTGCATTGTGGGATACCTGGTTGTGCGGGTGAAAAAGATCAACAGCCTCCGACAGGCGGAGGAAAAGATCAAGAGAGCCagaaacaggagagatgagAGCTTGCAGCGGGCAGAGCAGGCGGTGCTCCGGTACAAACAGTCG CATCCGACAACTGACTCTGCTTTGATCCTGACGCTCTCCCTGTCTGAGCTGACACAGCAGCTGAACAAAGGTTTACTGAACCCCGAGGATGTGCTTTACTCTTACATGGAAAAG ACTCTGGCTGTAAACAAAAAGCTGAACTGCTGCACTGAAATTTTGCTGGAGAGTTTGGACCAGCTGACAACTGTTGGCTCCAACAAGGATGGTCTCTTGTACGGAGTTCCAGTTAGCATCAAAGAAAATCTTGCATTTAAG AATCATGACTGTTCTTGTGGTGTGATCATAAACCTGGACCAGCCCGTTAAAAAGGACAGTGTGCTTGTTCAAGTCCTGAAGAAACAAGGAGCTATTCCCTTTGTGAGAACCAACTTGCCTCAAGCCCTTTTAAA CTATGACTGCAGTAATCCTATCTACGGGCAGACTGTGAACCCTCATAACCCCCAGAAGACCTCTGGAGGTTCATCTGGTGGGGAGGGGGCTCTCATCGGGGGAGGGGGCTCCCTGCTTGGTATAGGCACTGATATAGGTGGCAGTATCCGTATTCCTGCGTCCTTCTGTGGAATCTGTGGTTTCAAACCAACTGCAGGTCGGCTCAG TTTACAGGGGCTTCGTCCAATTTATCGAGGGCAAAAGTCAG TGGCGTCATCTCCTGGACCCATGGCAAGAGATGTGGACAGCCTGGCTCTGTGCATGCAGGCACTTCTTTGTGACCACATGTTTTCTTTGGACCCCACTGTTCCACCATTACCTTTTAACATGGAG ATATACAGAAGCTCCAGACCTCTAAGGATTGGTTATTTGGAGAGCGATGGCTACACGCATCCATCTCCAAGCATGGCCCGAGGCGTCAGAGAGGTTAAAGCTCTGTTAGAGCAAGCAGGGCACACT CTCGTCCCTTACTGTCCACTGAAGATGGATCAAATTTTCCCTGAACTACTGGTAAAGGGTGTATTAGCAGATGGAGCTACCACCCTGCTACAAAAACT GAAAGGGGGACCTGTGGACCCTTGTCTGGAGCCTCAGGTTTTTCCTTACGGCTTTCCCAAGTGGTTGAAGAAAACCATTTCATTCTTGCTCAAACCCGTG TTTCCTCGTGTTTCTGCCACCTTTGGTGCTCTTTGTGGAGTTGG ATCTGTTCCAGATCTGTGGAAGCAACATGCTGCTGTTGAG GACTACATTCATGAGACAATAGCACATTGGAGGAGCTGCAAAATTGATGTGCTGCTGTGTCCTGTGATTGGACCAGCCTACAACTTCTTATACTGTGGCAAAATTATAA CTGCTGCCAGCTACACAATACTCTACAATCTCCTTACCTTTCCTGCGGGTGTAGTCACTGTTTCCACAGTGACCGCAAAGGATGAGGAAGAACTCAAGCACTATAAGGGCTGTTATCAGGACATGTGGGACAAACTCTTCAAAGAG